One Pullulanibacillus sp. KACC 23026 DNA segment encodes these proteins:
- the ispF gene encoding 2-C-methyl-D-erythritol 2,4-cyclodiphosphate synthase — translation MRIGQGFDVHKLVEGRPLIIGGVTIPYELGLEGHSDADVLLHAITDAVLGAIGEGDIGRHFPDTDPQYKNADSKELLRDVWGKVMEKGYVLGNVDACIIAQKPKMAPYIESMRMTTAELLNADASQVNVKATTTEQLGFTGRGEGIAAQAVCLLVKK, via the coding sequence GTGAGAATCGGTCAAGGCTTTGATGTACATAAGTTAGTTGAAGGACGACCTTTAATTATAGGCGGTGTGACGATTCCTTATGAGTTGGGCTTGGAGGGGCATTCTGATGCAGATGTTCTTTTGCATGCGATAACAGATGCGGTACTTGGAGCGATCGGTGAGGGGGATATCGGCCGGCATTTTCCGGATACGGACCCTCAATACAAAAATGCAGACTCAAAAGAGTTGTTGAGAGATGTTTGGGGAAAAGTAATGGAAAAAGGTTATGTTTTAGGAAATGTAGATGCTTGTATCATTGCTCAAAAACCAAAGATGGCACCTTACATAGAATCTATGCGTATGACGACGGCAGAGCTTTTAAATGCGGATGCAAGCCAAGTCAATGTTAAAGCAACCACAACCGAACAGCTTGGTTTTACAGGCAGAGGTGAGGGGATCGCAGCACAGGCCGTTTGTTTATTAGTCAAAAAGTAA
- the ispD gene encoding 2-C-methyl-D-erythritol 4-phosphate cytidylyltransferase, with the protein MNYQVVIPAAGSGKRMGAGQNKLFLSLSGTPIIMRTLLVFEQDSWCKGIILVIKETEREWFEQQIHKHHLTKVLSLISGGKERQHSVYNGLLQATSDIVLIHDGARPLIGQEAIHRVVLQAYEKGAAVLAVPVKDSVKKVNQTRITETVERESLWAMQTPQAFRLPLILKAHEIGAKSDKPATDDAELVEWLGEAVFIVESSYTNIKMTTAEDLVIGERLLLWEEEKRGS; encoded by the coding sequence ATGAATTATCAAGTCGTGATTCCAGCAGCTGGAAGCGGGAAACGAATGGGCGCGGGTCAAAACAAATTGTTTTTATCCCTATCCGGCACACCTATAATCATGAGGACGCTCCTCGTCTTTGAACAGGACTCTTGGTGCAAGGGGATTATTCTCGTTATCAAAGAGACTGAGAGAGAATGGTTTGAACAGCAGATTCATAAGCATCATCTGACAAAAGTCTTGTCTCTGATTTCGGGAGGGAAGGAACGTCAGCATAGTGTGTATAATGGGTTGCTTCAAGCAACGAGTGATATTGTTCTGATCCACGATGGAGCACGACCTCTGATTGGGCAAGAGGCAATTCATAGAGTTGTTTTACAAGCCTATGAGAAGGGTGCTGCTGTTCTCGCTGTTCCAGTTAAGGATTCAGTAAAAAAAGTAAATCAAACGAGGATCACTGAGACGGTTGAACGGGAAAGCTTGTGGGCAATGCAAACGCCCCAAGCTTTTCGTTTGCCTCTAATATTAAAAGCGCATGAAATAGGGGCTAAGAGCGATAAACCGGCAACAGATGATGCGGAACTCGTAGAATGGCTTGGTGAGGCGGTCTTTATCGTAGAAAGTTCCTATACGAATATTAAAATGACTACCGCAGAAGACTTGGTGATTGGTGAACGACTGCTTTTATGGGAAGAAGAGAAGAGAGGAAGTTGA